Proteins co-encoded in one Polynucleobacter sp. MG-6-Vaara-E2 genomic window:
- a CDS encoding rubredoxin, with product MEFKTYMCLICGWVYDEAAGLPDEGIAPGTLWKDVPMNWTCPECGARKDDFEMMAI from the coding sequence ATGGAATTTAAAACCTATATGTGTTTGATTTGTGGCTGGGTCTATGACGAAGCTGCTGGTTTGCCTGATGAAGGAATCGCCCCAGGAACTCTTTGGAAAGATGTGCCTATGAATTGGACTTGTCCAGAGTGCGGTGCGCGTAAGGATGATTTTGAAATGATGGCGATTTAA